The Telopea speciosissima isolate NSW1024214 ecotype Mountain lineage chromosome 11, Tspe_v1, whole genome shotgun sequence genome includes the window TTGTTGGGCTTTGTTGGCACATGTTTGTGGCGCCTACTCCCCCTTGCTTCGGCAACCCTATGCCAATAAAATGACTTATATACCCCTCCTTTAATGCATTAACCTTACTACATTGTACATCACTAACGATGCATGTGTTTGGAAACAAAATTTAACATGGTCAGacctagggttattttgggaatTTTGTTCCTTCTTGTGGAGTTTTCATGAGTAATTAATGCCACATTGTGATGATTCTAACAATTCTAAATTGTTTCCTTTAGGGCATAGTGATGGTTCTAACTCGGAGTAGTTCCGAGACTGTTGCCAATCTAGGGCAAGATTCAGCCGAGAGCACGGATCCGCTAACTTACCACCTCCGACAGCTCTTCCACCTCGACCTGACCCGCATGCCATCGGGGGTTACGGCATGTCTATTCCTCCTCCCTTAGGGCCGAGATTGTCAGTTTGTGAGGTCACCAATCTAGTGAGTAACATTCTCAAAGAATTTTGAACGGAATAACGATAGTTTATGGAGACCATGGTTACACAATCAGAATTGCGTTAAGAGCGCGTCTTGACCCAACTAGGGGCCCGGTTCCAAGCACTGTTGATCGATCAAGTGCCTCGGGCTCAAAACACACCTCTTCCACCTGGGGCTGCTataccacctccacaggcaTACACTCCACCTCCTCATGGATATCAGGCCTCGCACGTGGTAAACCCCATGGTACCAATTGTGGAGAGATTTCAAAAGTTGAAGCCCAAGAACTTTGCCGGGGCCACAAGTGATTTACTCCTCTCCTCCAAGTGGGTGTAACAGATGGAGAaaatatttgatttattgggctGCACCGATGAACAGAGGATAACTTGTGCCGGCTTCCAACTTGAAGgggaagccgaagcttggtggaaataCGAGCACGAAACTCTCATGACCATCTATCCCAAGCTTTCGTGGGATCAATTCAAGGTGGCGTTTTATGAGAACTATTTTCCTAAGAACTtcagggagaagaaagaggctGAGTTTATGTCCCTCGTTCAAG containing:
- the LOC122644894 gene encoding uncharacterized protein LOC122644894; protein product: MEKIFDLLGCTDEQRITCAGFQLEGEAEAWWKYEHETLMTIYPKLSWDQFKVAFYENYFPKNFREKKEAEFMSLVQGMKSVIEYQQKYEELHYFTPPHLWDDQGKASRFERGLRNSIGAIVVTQGL